The region AggcacaacagacagacagataatatCAAGGAGAATCGGCACCTACCTGTTCTCGGGGGTCAGAGGCTGGCTTAGTCCGTACAGCATGGTTCTACCCGCAGCCTGGATGGGCAGGGAAGCTGGGGGGCTCAACTGGACCATTCGGGCTTCTGCAGCTTGTTCACCTTGGGGTCCAGAGACAGACAGAGGGATGGGGGGTCTGCACAGCTCGGTCGTAGCGTTGAGAAGAGGTCCTGCTGCTGACAGGGGGGTCCTGCAGAGCTCAGTGGGTGCAGCTTGGGGGGGTCTGCAGAGCTCTGTGATTGCAGCTTGGGGGGGTCTGCAGAGCTCTGTATTTGGGGTCTGAGGGGGTCTGCAGAGCTCTGTGGTTGGGGTTAGGGGGGCTCGGCAGAGCTCTGTGGTAGGGGTTAGGGGGGCTCGGCACAGTTCTGTGGTTGGGGTTAGGGGGGGCTCGGCAGAGCTCTGTGGCTGGAGTCAGGGGGGCTCTGCACAGTTCGGTAGTCCTCAGGCTCTGCAGTCTCAGCTCCTGCTCTCTGGCCTTTATATTCcccgctccctcccccctcctgagcAGCTCAATCACCGGCACAGCATGAGGGGGGGAGCCGGGGGCCGCCCCCTCCTTTACCCCACTCTGCCTGCACTCCGCCTCTGCTGCCCCCTCCCGGGGGggtgaggagctgctgctgccatcCGGAGCGTCTCCCATCTCTGCTGATGTCCTCAACCTCTCCATCATCCTCAGGGCTGTCACCTCCCACCGAGAcctacctgaggggcaggagaagaAGACATCAGGGGGGCGTCCACAGTGCCAGGACCACAATATACAGATCTACAGGGCTGGGCATTGTCTACACCAGCCTCATCCTATCATTCCTATGCATGCCAGCTTCATGTGTGTGATATACAGATATATCCTGGTCATAGCACCATGTTCATCCTATGTATGCCAGCGTCATGTGTGCAATATACAGATATATCCTGGTCATACAACCATGTGCACCCTATGCATGCCAGGCTGCCAGCATCATGTGTGCAATATACAGATATATCCTGGTCATAGCACCATGTTCATCCTATGCATGCCAGCATCACGTGTGTAATGTATAGATACAtcatgttaaccctatgtttgtAAAAATGTATGCTAGCATCAAGTGTGCGATATATAGGTATATAGTCCTGGTCCTTGTGTCATATTACACCCTCCTCGCCCTATGTGTGTATACATGCCAGCATCACGTGTgtaatatatagatagatagtgttGGTCCTTTGTCACCAAGTATGCATGTCAGCATCACGTGTGTAATGTGCAATATATACATTTATTACATAAATATACACAACCATTCATTCAGGTAAAGAGATCGGTGGCTAGGTTTAATAATGTCTGATAACGTACAGTGTATATAATATATGAACATCGTATTAtgccatgtctatgtatgttagGTGttggataatatatatatatagtgtgtgtgtgtattatatatatacacatatatatacatatacactctctctctctctctctcatgtgtATGTTTATGTATTGCAAGCACTGTGTTATCATCCTATATGTATTAAATGCTGCTCGCCCGAACCCTGTGCAATATGCAATCTACACTGATGCCAgttatatatacatattctatatACAGTGATTGTGCTATGCTGCACATCCTATAGGCATTATGTACAGGATTGTTGTGCcatataatgtacagtatatgtgttttGCAGCTATGAATCCATTCTTTGtatccactcaaccatgtctctacATTGTAATCATTACATAAGTAACAATGTAACAATACAACGAGTAACAACGTGATAAACATAAAAGATGACAATGTAACAATGTAATAGATACAGCGCACTATACATGATAGAAGATGTTATATTTGGTTTATGCAATGATTGGATGGATCGGGAGCCGTCTCACTGGGAAAGGTCTGGCTGCAGTTTGGGGGATTTTCCACTCCTCGcaccattaaagaaaaaaataaataaaaggaaataaacatccaATTCATGTACATCGGATAAAGGTTGTTTCAGCTCAGCGTTTGGGCTCCTGATTGTGGGGCACTGCAGGGGCAGTGGGGAGGCCTGCAGGGGGCGCTAAGCACCAGGAGGTAATTGCTGCGCTCGGCTGGGGGTGCTGTAACGTCAGGGATCATAACTACT is a window of Hyperolius riggenbachi isolate aHypRig1 chromosome 6, aHypRig1.pri, whole genome shotgun sequence DNA encoding:
- the TAL1 gene encoding LOW QUALITY PROTEIN: T-cell acute lymphocytic leukemia protein 1 (The sequence of the model RefSeq protein was modified relative to this genomic sequence to represent the inferred CDS: deleted 1 base in 1 codon) translates to MMERLRTSAEMGDAPDGSSSSSPPREGAAEAECRQSGVKEGAAPGSPPHAVPVIELLRRGEGAGNIKAREQELRLQSLRTTELCRAPLTPATELCRAPLTPTTELCRAPLTPTTELCRAPLTPTTELCRPPQTPNTELCRPPQAAITELCRPPQAAPTELCRTPLSAAGPLLNATTELCRPPIPLSVSGPQGEQAAEARMVQLSPPASLPIQAAGRTMLYGLSQPLTPENSGYYGEPDGYRMFNNNTRVKRRSGPYEIEVSDGPPHTKVVRRIFTNSRERWRQQNVNGAFAELRKLIPTHPPDKKLSKNEILRLAMKYINFLAKLLDDQEEEGNQRSKMSREDLVQPDLLQDMLSPNSSCGSSLDGAPSPDSFTEDHDSMDSKHSRSLHQAMLPIESNGQR